TGTTGTTCCCAAGTTTGAGGTTGCCCCCCACATTGAGCTTGCGAATGGTCCCGCTGTTGTCGCCGACCGTGAGATTTCCTGCAACGCTAAGGTAAGGGGAACGAAGAGCCGCTCCTGGCTCGAAGAACGCTGCGCCACCGGTTCCGGTCCAACCGGAATCGGAAAGCCCGGAAGACCCCGGCGGCAGATAGATGGAATCTATCGTGTACAACGAATACGGCATGAGCGCATCGGACGGCGTGTACCGATCCAGATTGACTTGAGCGGAAACGACCGAAGGCAACCCGGCCAGAAGGAGAAACGCGAGACAACGGTAATAGAAACAACGAGAAATCATGGGACTGCTCCTGAATCGACGCGTATCGAACATACCATGCATTTTGCGGAAATAACGTCTGTATGAGATCGGTCGGGAAAACCCGTACCCCTATGGAGTACTCGGAAAGCGCATAAACCCAGGGCAGCTCCCCTGGAACCGGATGAGTGATCCGGTGGAAACCTAACTCTGAAACGCGTCAGAAACGAGGAGCAATAGCACGGAAAGATCTCCCTGGCGGACCCCGGGGAGTTTCGCGGCATCCGCGACCGTAAGCGGCCTGGAGCGCGCCAAGGCTTCGCGCGCCTCGATCGAAATCCCGGCGGCGGACATCCAATCGATGCCCTCGGGGAACCGCCGGGTGGCCAACTTCTCGACCCGCTCCAAGTCCCGTTGTTCGCGCTGGAAATAGCCTTCGTAGCGAAGAGAACTTTCCACCGCGAGGATTCCCAACCGATCCAGCCCATGGGCGAGCGATTCGGGGAAGGCATTGAGAAGGTCGGCCAAATCCACTTGGGAACGACGCGCCACCTCGATCGCGCGGATCGACTGGGTGGGAATGGATTCGCCTCGTTCATAGAGGAACTGTCGCAAAGTCTCTGGAGAAAGTTTCACACTTTCCAATTGGGAAGTCAATCGACTTCGTTCCCGTTTCGATTCGTCAAATCGCGACCAATGTGATTCTGAAACCAAGCCGAGTTTCCAGCCAGCCTCGGTCAGTCGTTCTTCGGCGTTGTCGTGGCGCAGGTGAAGCCGGAATTCCGCCCGGGAAGTGAACAGCCGATAGGGCTCCACCAGATCCATTCCGGTCAGGTCGTCCACCAGCACCCCGATGTAGCTCGTGGCGCGATTGGCCAAAAACGGCTCGCGACCCTTGACCGCCAAAGCCGCGTTGGCCCCTGCCACCAACCCTTGGGCGGCGGCTTCCTCGTAGCCCGAAGTTCCGCAGGTCTGCCCGGCGATGTAAAGCCCGGCCACCCCCCGCGATTCCAGGGTGGGATGGAGCGATCGGCCCTCGATGGCGTCGTACTCCACCGCATAACCGTAGCGGATCACTTCACACCTGGCCAGGGCGGGGATGGACCGCAAAGCAGCATCCTGGATATCGTCCGGAAGCGAGCTGGAGAAACCGTTCACATAGACGCGGTCGTTGCCCAAACCTTCCGGCTCCAGGAACAGTTGATGACTGTCCCGCGAGGCGAACCGTGCGACCTTGTCCTCGATGGAAGGGCAGTAGCGGGGGCCGGTTCCTTGGATCACTCCAGTGAACAAAGGGCTTCTGGAAAATCCGGCGCGGAGCTTTTCATGGGCCTCCTCGTTGGTTCGCACGATGTGGCAGACGGCCTTGTTTTCCACGCGGCTGGTGAGGGAAGAAAAAGGCCAAGGCCGTTCATCTCCGGGCTGGGCTTCCGAAAGATTCCAGTCGATGGAGTCTCGTCGCAACCGCGGCGGAGTGCCTGTTTTCAGGCGTCGCAACCTGTGACCCAAGCCTTTCAGGGTCGCGGAGATTCCCACGGAAGGAGCCTCGTCGATCCGCCCCCCATCCCATGCTTGGTCACCCCGGAACAAACGCCCCTGCGCGAAGGTCCCGGTGGTCACCACGACTTTGGATGCCTTCAGTTGGCGTCCGTCCCGCAACCCCACCTCGAAACCGCCCGCCACAGGCACGATCCGCTCCACCTCCCCTTCCAGCAAGGAAAGGTTCGCGTGGTTTTCCAGGGCGCGGCGCATCCACAGGGAGTATTCGTCCATGTCTTGCTGGGCGCGAGGCCCCCACACGGCGGCTCCCCGGCTGGAATTGAGCATGCGGAAGTGGATGCCGCAAGCGTCCGCCGCCTGGCCCATCAAGCCGCCCAATGCGTCGATTTCCCGCACCAGCTGGCCTTTGGCCACTCCTCCGATGGCGGGATTGCAGCTCATCCGACCGACGGCGTCCAACGATTGCGTCACCAGAAGGGTAAGGCATCCGATCCGAGCGCTGGCCGAAGCCGCCTCGATCGCGGCGTGTCCGCCGCCAACCACGAGTACGTCGAGTTCCATCAAAGTGCGGGGAAAGGTACAAGACCCACGCACCCCCTGACGCGCCACAATGCGCCAATACGTCTATCTTATTGCTCAGATGATCCACGCCATCGTTCTATCGAGCCTCCTTACCCTGGCCAGCACCGACTCCTTGGCCAAACGGGACTCCTCCCAATCCACTCCTGCGGACACCGCCAAGGCCCCTGCGGCCAAGACCGTGGTGGTCATTCCCATCCACGGAGAGGTGGATGAAGGCCTCCAACATTTCACCCAGCGGGCGATCGACGAGGCTTTGGCCCAGACTCCCAAGCCGGACGTATTGGTGTTCGACATCGACACCTGGGGTGGTCGGTTGGATGCGGCGTTCGAGATTTCGGATGCGATCGGGGCGGTGCAGCAGTGTTCCACCTCCGCCTTCATCGCCCGCAAGGCGATTTCCGCCGGAGCCCTGATCGCCCTTTCCACCCAGAAGATCTACATGGCCCCCGGCGCCACCATCGGCGACTGCGCGCCCATCATGCAGACCCAAGAGGGTCCAAAGTTCCTGGGTGAAAAGATCGAAAGCCCTCTGCGCGCCCGTTTCCGCGCCCTGGCCAAGCGTTCCGGCGTTCCGGCGGCGCTGGCGGAGAAGATGGTCTCCAAGGACCTTTCGGTGAAGACCGCCAAGGACACGGCCGGGGTCCTGCATTGGTTTTCCAACCAGACCTGGGAAGAGCTCTCCGACACCGCGCAGACCCGCTACCACGACGTGCGCACCGTCGCGGAAGAAGGACAACTTCTGACACTGGACGATCAGGAAGCCCTGCGCTGGCAGTTCTCCGGCGGCACCTACGAGAACATCGATTCCCTGTTGGCCGCTCGCAAGTGGCAGGAAGCGTCGCGGCTGGATCCCACCTGGGCGGAAACCGCCCTGCGTTGGATTTCCCAGTACGTGTCCATCCTGTTCGTGCTGGGCCTGGCCGCGCTGTACCTGGAATACAAGATGCCGGGAACCGGGTTCTTCGGAATCCTGGGGGTGATCTTCCTGGGCATCGCGCTGGGATCGCAATTTTTGCTGGGCATGGCGTCCTACACCGCGCTGGCCCTGGCGGCTTTGGGGGTGCTGCTCATCGCCATCGAGGTGGCGTTCATGCCGGGCATGATCTTCCCCGCCTTCGCGGGACTCCTGTGCCTTTTGGCCGCCCTTGTCCTGTCCCTGCAGGGGTTCACGGTACCCGACCCGAACATGCCATGGCAAGCCGTGCAGATGAAACGGGGGATCCTGCAGGTGCTCGGAGCCGCCGTGGGCGCCGCGGTGGTCAGCATCCTCGCCTTCCGGTTCCTGGTTCCGTTGCTGCCTTTCCGCGAAGGACCCGTCCTGACCGCCACTTTGGCCGGCGCTCCAGGCCAGGTTCGCGACACCCAGCCGGACCTGGTCGGCAAGGACGGAATTTGTCTGACACCCTTGCGCCCCGTGGGCCGGGTCGAAGTGGATGGCGTGGAATACGACGCGCTCAGCCGCGGCGGCATGCTGGACAAAGGCACACCGATCCGGGTGGTGGAACTCTCCGGCGCGCAGTGGGTGGTGGAACGGATGGAGAAGCCATGAACGACCTCGGTTGGGCCCTGGCGCTGCAGGTGGTGGCCTTCGCGTTGCTGTTCGCGGAGATCTTCCTGCCTTCCGGCGGCATTCTCGCGGTGGCCACCGTGGCGGTCACGGCGCTTTCCCTCTGGAGCGGATTCCAGCATTCCCAGGTGGCCGGCTGGTGCATCCTGGCGGCGGATCTGGTGGCGTTCCCCATCTGCCTGAAGTGGGGCTTCGGCAGGCTCTCCAAAAGCGGATGGGTTCTCCAGACCCGGATCAGCGGGGCCTTCGAGGACGCCGAAGAAATCCCCTCCCGCGGATCCAAAGGCACGGTGGTTTCCGACCTTCGTCCAGTGGGCAAGATTCGCATCGGCCAAAGGGAATTCGACGCCCGATCGGCAGCAGGATTTTTGACCGCAGGCCAAAGCGTGGAGGTCTGCGGGGCGGAGTTCGGACAACTGCTGGTGAAGCCTGTTGGCCACGACGCGCATTAACTATCTCGAACCCGACCCTTCCTCTCGCATCCTACTCAAGGAGACAACTTCATGGAAATGGAAATCCCCAACTGGCTGATCATCTCGCTGGTCGTGGTTGGACTGGTGTTTTTGGTCATCATCTTCAACATGCTCGGGCTCTGGATCCAAGCCCTGTTCTCCGGTGCCAAGATCAGCCTGTTCTCCATGATCGGCATGCGCATCCGGAAGGTCAATCCGCGCTTGATCGTGACCTCCAAGATCATGGCCGTCAAGGCGGGCCTGGAAGTGACCACCAACGACCTGGAAGCCCACTTCCTGGCCGGTGGCAACGTGGCTCGGGTGGTCCAAGCCTTGATCACCGCTGACAAAGCCGGCATCCCCCTGAACTTCAAGCAGGCCACCGCCATCGACTTGGCCGGTCGCAACGTGCTGGAAGCCGTCCAGATGTCTGTGAATCCCAAGGTCATCGAAACCCCGATGGTCGCCGCCATGGCAAAAAACGGCATCCAGGTGAAGGCCATCGCCCGCGTCACGGTGCGCACGAACATCCACCGTCTGGTGGGTGGCGCCGGCGAGCAGACCATCCTGGCCCGCGTCGGCGAAGGCATCGTCAGCACCATCGGTTCGGCCGACAGCCACAAGTCGGTGCTGGAAAACCCCGACAACATCTCCAAGACGGTTCTTGCCAAGGGACTGGATTCAGGCACCGCCTTCGAGATCCTGTCCATCGACATCGCCGACGTGGACATCGGTGAGAACATCGGCGCCAAGCTCCAGATGGACCAGGCCAACGCGGACAAGAACATCGCCCAGGCCAAGGCAGAAGAGCGTCGCGCCATGGCCATCGCCCAGGAGCAGGAAAACATCGCCCGCACCCAGGAAATGCGCGCCAAGGTGGTGGAAGCGGAATCCCAAGTGCCCATGGCCATCGCCGAAGCTTTCCGTTCGGGGCGGTTGGGCGTGATGGACTACTACCAGCTCAAGAACGTCCAGGCCGACACCGACATGCGCCAGTCGCTTTCCGGTAGCAACCCGCAGACCCCTCCCACCAAGGTCTGATCGAAGTGGAATCGAATCATTTCCAAATTCTGTTGGTTCTCCTGGTCGTGGCTTACAAGGCCTGGGAGTTCCTGCGCAACGCCGCCCGGAAAAAGTCCGAGGCGGCGCGGAATGTGCCGGTTCCCACCGACCTGGAAGAAATGCCCTGGGAGGAACCCCAAGCCCCTCCTCGGCAGGAACAGGATCGCCCCGTTCCCAGGACATTCACTCCGCAGGAAAGCCCTGAGGAGGTGGTGCGGGTCACCGCAGTTTCCGCACCCAGACCAAGGCCAGCGGACATCGTCCCCGTCCAGTTCCAACACTCCACCCGGACGGCACCGATGGTGTCGGCAGGCAACAAAGCCAAGACCATCCCTACGCTGCGGGATATGATGCTGGGTCAGGTGATCCTCGGGAAGCCGGTTTCGCTGTCCCGAGGAGGAGTGCAAAGCCAGATCAGGCGATGATGTCCACGTTCTCCCCCACTCCCTTCGGGGAGGGCGGGAGGATGGTTTGCACCTCCATTTTTTCCAGTTCCATTGATTTCTTCAAAAGTTGGGTCTGGACCGCCGCTTGGAGCGGATCCGCTTGGCCGGAGCCTTCGAGAGCCGATATGTTAATAGACATGGATAGGACATCGGCGATTTTTTCGCAGGACTGGAGCTCTTCTTGCTGAGCATCCCCGTCGCCTCCAGCAAGCCGGGTTTCTGGTTGGGTCTGACCCGCCTCGAATCGGACATTCCCCGGATCGTGGCCGAGGCGGTTCGGATCGCCGAGATCCCCTCGCCCACCGGTGATGAATCCGCCCGTGCCAAACTCCTCCAGGAGCTGCTCCAGGACGCCCTCGGGCAGGCCAAGATCGATGCGGCCGGGAATGTGGTCTCGGTGCTGGTGGGAACTCCGAATCAGCCGGGGACGGTGATCCTCGCCCCTCTGGATTCGTGGTACCCGCCGGAAGAGCACACCGTGGTGGACGTCCGCCCGGATCGCTTGACCGGGCCCGGCATCGCAAGCCATGCCATCGCCCTGGCCACGTTGGTGGCCCTGGCGCGCACGCTCGCCCAGCAGAAAGTCCAAGGACTGGGCGACATCTGGTTTGTCGCCACGGTGGGCTCGGAGATGTCCGGCGACCTGCGAGGGGTTTGCGCCTTGTTCCCGTGGCTTCCCTCGGTGGCCAGTCGCGTGATCTGCCTCCAAGGCCCCGGGATCGGACGATTGGACCATTGGTCGGTGGGCACTTACCGCGGCGAGCTCACCGTGTGGACGCCGGGTGGACATTGTTGGCGAGACAGCCAGCGTCCCAGCGCACTGCGCTTGGCCATGCAGTTTTCCCAAGAGATGGAAGCCCTGCCCAAGCCGAGCGCTCCCCGAACGCTCTACAATCCCAGCAAGCTGGAATCCGGCGACGCCTGGAACATGCTGCCCTCCAAGGCCATCCTGCGCTTCGAACTGCGTTCCGATGGCGAAACGGAGTTGCAGGGTCTGATTCGCCAGACGCAAATCCGCGCCGCGCAACTGTGCAAGGGACTCGTGGGATGCCGCGCGGAGCTGCGCCAACGCGGGTTTCGCCATGCCACGGGATTGTTTCCGGACAACGCCCTGGTGACCGGCACGAAGGAAGCCCAGATGTGGGCGGGGCTGTCCCCTCGCCTTGGCGCCTCCAGTTCGGATGCCTCGGTGTGTTTGCATTACGGAGTTGCCGCCGTGACCATCGGGCTCACCCAGACCGTGGGACTGGAAACCCATCAGGAAAGCCTGGAACTGGACAGCCTCCAAACCGGACTGCGCCAAGCCTTCGCCGTACTCGTCCAAGTATCGGGGAGAACCTCGGAATGACCCCCGAAGCCTGGTTGTTTCGCAACTCCATCCTGCCCACCCGCGACGCTCCCGCGAGACTCGCCTCCCACCAGCAAGTCCGCATCGACCTTTGCCTGTTGGCACGGGACTCATCTTCCACACTGCAAAGACATCTCCTGCTGTTGCGCCACGGATGGCCAGGCGGGAAATCTCCCTGGCGACGGATCCTGGTGGCGGATCTGGGTTCCTCCGACAATACTTGTCAGATCGCCGAGGAAGCCGGCGCGACTCTTCTGGCTCCCGAAAATCCGCGTGCCGCCGAGAGCGAACCTTCCGCCGACGGAGACGGATTGCAGCGGGCCTTGGAACATTCCGACGCGGATATCCTGCTGGTGGCTCCGGCCAACGTGCTGCGATTGGAAATGGACAGTCTGGCCACCCTCGCCCTTTCGCTGGTGGAACGCCCGGAGCTGGCGCTTTGCCAAGGTGCCTCGTCGGTGGCGGGAAGCGAGCTTTCACTCCTGGGCTTGCGACCCTTGCTGGCCGCCCTTTGCCCGCCCCTGGCGGTCTTCTCCGATCCCGCCTCTCCCCTCCTGGCGGTGCGACCGGACAAAATCCGCGACCTGCCGCTGGCCAAAACCGGCGGATACGAGGCCGCATTGGTGGTGGACTGCTGGTTCAAATTCGGCCTCTCCTCGCTTTCCCAGGTTCTCACCGGATCCTTGGAATGGCACGACCGCGATCCGCGGTCTGCACCAAGCCACAGTTTCCGAAGCCAACTCGCGCTCCTGGAAGCATTGCGACGGGCGGGCCGCCTGCACACGAACCAGGAATTCGGCCACCTTCTGCCCGTCCCCCAGGAATGGTCGGCCAAGGGCCCGCGAATCCTGACCCAGATGGAAGTGTTTCCGTGGTTGCGGGCCCCCGGAAACTAAGCAAGATCCACATTCGCAGCCGAAGCTCAACGATCCTACCTTTTTCCCTCTGACAAGCCATGCGATCAGGGACGACGATTCGTCCCCGTTTTGCGTCTACCTCCCATTCCTCCCTATCGGCGACCTCCGCATGCATCTGCTCCGATCCTTCGTTTTCGCCACCGGTTCGCTCCCGGCACTCTGCGTGGCTTCCCCAATGCAAACGCTGGAAGGCCGACTCGGTGGCGGTGCAGGTCTGGGATTGCAACGATACTCCGGCAGCTTCGGCTCCCAGGGATCTGCCTATGCACGGTTCCTCGCCGACTACCATCCCACGGAGTGGCTTGGAGCAAAGGTGGTCTGCGGATTGGGCAACATCGACAACGGAGACCAGAAACCGAACTTCACCACGGAAACCTTCAGTCACCTCGGACTGGATTTGGCCCTGCAACCGGATCTCGGGCTGGGGGCATGGCGCCCCTTCGTATCCGGCGGAGTCGCCAGCATCTTCGGAACCGCGCTGGTGGACAACCGGTCACCGTACGACCTCGACTGGAAGTTCTACGTCCCGATCGGAGT
This DNA window, taken from Fibrobacterota bacterium, encodes the following:
- the mnmG gene encoding tRNA uridine-5-carboxymethylaminomethyl(34) synthesis enzyme MnmG, giving the protein MELDVLVVGGGHAAIEAASASARIGCLTLLVTQSLDAVGRMSCNPAIGGVAKGQLVREIDALGGLMGQAADACGIHFRMLNSSRGAAVWGPRAQQDMDEYSLWMRRALENHANLSLLEGEVERIVPVAGGFEVGLRDGRQLKASKVVVTTGTFAQGRLFRGDQAWDGGRIDEAPSVGISATLKGLGHRLRRLKTGTPPRLRRDSIDWNLSEAQPGDERPWPFSSLTSRVENKAVCHIVRTNEEAHEKLRAGFSRSPLFTGVIQGTGPRYCPSIEDKVARFASRDSHQLFLEPEGLGNDRVYVNGFSSSLPDDIQDAALRSIPALARCEVIRYGYAVEYDAIEGRSLHPTLESRGVAGLYIAGQTCGTSGYEEAAAQGLVAGANAALAVKGREPFLANRATSYIGVLVDDLTGMDLVEPYRLFTSRAEFRLHLRHDNAEERLTEAGWKLGLVSESHWSRFDESKRERSRLTSQLESVKLSPETLRQFLYERGESIPTQSIRAIEVARRSQVDLADLLNAFPESLAHGLDRLGILAVESSLRYEGYFQREQRDLERVEKLATRRFPEGIDWMSAAGISIEAREALARSRPLTVADAAKLPGVRQGDLSVLLLLVSDAFQS
- a CDS encoding serine protease encodes the protein MIHAIVLSSLLTLASTDSLAKRDSSQSTPADTAKAPAAKTVVVIPIHGEVDEGLQHFTQRAIDEALAQTPKPDVLVFDIDTWGGRLDAAFEISDAIGAVQQCSTSAFIARKAISAGALIALSTQKIYMAPGATIGDCAPIMQTQEGPKFLGEKIESPLRARFRALAKRSGVPAALAEKMVSKDLSVKTAKDTAGVLHWFSNQTWEELSDTAQTRYHDVRTVAEEGQLLTLDDQEALRWQFSGGTYENIDSLLAARKWQEASRLDPTWAETALRWISQYVSILFVLGLAALYLEYKMPGTGFFGILGVIFLGIALGSQFLLGMASYTALALAALGVLLIAIEVAFMPGMIFPAFAGLLCLLAALVLSLQGFTVPDPNMPWQAVQMKRGILQVLGAAVGAAVVSILAFRFLVPLLPFREGPVLTATLAGAPGQVRDTQPDLVGKDGICLTPLRPVGRVEVDGVEYDALSRGGMLDKGTPIRVVELSGAQWVVERMEKP
- the floA gene encoding flotillin-like protein FloA (flotillin-like protein involved in membrane lipid rafts); the encoded protein is MEIPNWLIISLVVVGLVFLVIIFNMLGLWIQALFSGAKISLFSMIGMRIRKVNPRLIVTSKIMAVKAGLEVTTNDLEAHFLAGGNVARVVQALITADKAGIPLNFKQATAIDLAGRNVLEAVQMSVNPKVIETPMVAAMAKNGIQVKAIARVTVRTNIHRLVGGAGEQTILARVGEGIVSTIGSADSHKSVLENPDNISKTVLAKGLDSGTAFEILSIDIADVDIGENIGAKLQMDQANADKNIAQAKAEERRAMAIAQEQENIARTQEMRAKVVEAESQVPMAIAEAFRSGRLGVMDYYQLKNVQADTDMRQSLSGSNPQTPPTKV
- a CDS encoding peptidase dimerization domain-containing protein, yielding MLSIPVASSKPGFWLGLTRLESDIPRIVAEAVRIAEIPSPTGDESARAKLLQELLQDALGQAKIDAAGNVVSVLVGTPNQPGTVILAPLDSWYPPEEHTVVDVRPDRLTGPGIASHAIALATLVALARTLAQQKVQGLGDIWFVATVGSEMSGDLRGVCALFPWLPSVASRVICLQGPGIGRLDHWSVGTYRGELTVWTPGGHCWRDSQRPSALRLAMQFSQEMEALPKPSAPRTLYNPSKLESGDAWNMLPSKAILRFELRSDGETELQGLIRQTQIRAAQLCKGLVGCRAELRQRGFRHATGLFPDNALVTGTKEAQMWAGLSPRLGASSSDASVCLHYGVAAVTIGLTQTVGLETHQESLELDSLQTGLRQAFAVLVQVSGRTSE